Proteins co-encoded in one Synechococcus elongatus PCC 6301 genomic window:
- the hemC gene encoding hydroxymethylbilane synthase, producing MVSSPARPIRIGSRKSQLALVQTHWVQGELQRLYPDRQFDVQTMSTQGDIILDVALAKIGDKGLFTKELEVAMLAGEVDFAVHSLKDLPTRLPEGLILGCVTEREDPADALVVHDRFKDHQLETLPEGTVIGTSSLRRLAQLRHHYPHLQFKDVRGNLNTRLAKLDAGEYDALILAAAGLQRLSMADRIHQLIPAAVSLHAVGQGALGIECRAEDPEILELLKALEHEPTSQRCLAERAFLRELEGGCQVPIGVNTAIADGTLTLTGMVASLDGQRLLRDQVSGPTSDPEALGLALAAQLKAQGAKEILDEIFATVRPEA from the coding sequence ATGGTCTCCAGCCCTGCCCGTCCGATTCGTATTGGCTCTCGCAAAAGCCAACTAGCCTTGGTGCAAACCCACTGGGTGCAAGGCGAACTGCAACGGCTCTATCCCGATCGCCAGTTCGATGTGCAGACGATGAGTACCCAAGGCGACATCATTCTGGATGTGGCGCTGGCCAAGATTGGTGACAAAGGATTGTTCACCAAAGAACTAGAAGTTGCCATGCTGGCGGGCGAAGTGGATTTTGCCGTCCACTCTCTCAAAGATTTGCCGACGCGCCTGCCCGAAGGCTTAATCCTTGGCTGTGTCACCGAGCGGGAAGATCCGGCGGATGCCCTGGTCGTCCACGATCGCTTCAAGGATCATCAGCTCGAAACTCTGCCCGAAGGCACCGTGATTGGCACCTCGTCGCTGCGCCGTTTGGCTCAGTTACGCCACCACTATCCACACCTGCAGTTCAAGGATGTGCGGGGTAACCTCAACACCCGCCTCGCCAAATTGGATGCCGGTGAATACGATGCGCTGATTCTGGCAGCGGCTGGCTTGCAACGCCTGAGCATGGCCGATCGCATTCACCAGTTGATTCCCGCAGCAGTCTCGCTCCATGCCGTGGGTCAAGGCGCGCTGGGGATCGAATGCCGCGCTGAAGATCCCGAAATCCTAGAACTGCTCAAAGCGCTAGAGCACGAACCCACGTCGCAGCGTTGTTTGGCAGAACGGGCCTTCCTGCGGGAACTGGAAGGCGGCTGCCAAGTCCCGATCGGCGTCAACACCGCGATCGCGGATGGCACCCTGACCCTGACGGGCATGGTCGCTAGCTTGGATGGCCAACGCCTACTGCGCGATCAAGTCAGCGGCCCCACCAGCGATCCAGAGGCACTGGGCTTGGCGCTAGCTGCTCAGCTCAAAGCCCAAGGTGCGAAGGAAATTCTCGACGAGATTTTCGCGACTGTTCGCCCTGAAGCTTAG
- a CDS encoding inositol monophosphatase family protein: protein MTLLPDCLELHAALTAVQAAAHLCQTVRHDRQATALRKPDQSPVTVADYGAQALIAAHLSETFPADPLVGEEDASLLADDVLDQITDYVRLQRSQVSAETVAAWIQQGKGQPGDRFWTLDPIDGTKGYVRGDQYAIALALIVDGQVEVAAIAAPALDGPDGALFAAVRGQGAWQIQGDHVIPLQVSDRQAAAALRLESVEREHGHPAWQDAIATRAGLVTPARAVDSLVKYALIARGEADLYLRLVNPASDRRENIWDHAAGVLLLQEAGGRVSDQTGRSLDFGAGSKLFNNQGIAASNAACHEAIVAALQAQQPLLELV, encoded by the coding sequence GTGACCTTGCTGCCTGACTGTCTTGAACTCCACGCCGCTCTGACTGCGGTGCAAGCGGCTGCCCACCTCTGCCAAACGGTGCGCCACGATCGCCAAGCCACCGCCCTGCGCAAACCCGATCAAAGTCCGGTGACTGTAGCGGACTACGGTGCCCAAGCCCTGATTGCGGCGCATCTCAGTGAAACTTTCCCTGCGGATCCGCTGGTGGGAGAAGAAGATGCCAGTTTGCTAGCAGACGATGTGCTGGATCAGATTACCGACTATGTCCGGCTACAGCGATCGCAAGTCTCTGCTGAAACTGTGGCGGCTTGGATTCAGCAAGGCAAAGGTCAACCCGGCGATCGCTTCTGGACTCTCGACCCTATTGACGGCACCAAAGGCTATGTACGCGGCGATCAGTATGCGATCGCGCTGGCTTTGATTGTGGACGGACAGGTAGAAGTAGCGGCGATCGCCGCGCCGGCCCTCGATGGCCCAGATGGGGCTCTCTTTGCTGCCGTACGGGGTCAAGGTGCTTGGCAAATCCAAGGCGATCACGTCATTCCACTGCAAGTTAGCGATCGCCAGGCTGCTGCTGCCCTCCGCCTCGAAAGTGTGGAACGGGAACACGGCCATCCTGCTTGGCAGGATGCGATCGCCACTCGGGCGGGATTGGTGACCCCAGCGCGAGCCGTCGATAGCTTGGTCAAATACGCGCTGATTGCCCGCGGTGAAGCAGACCTCTACTTACGGCTGGTCAATCCCGCAAGCGATCGCCGCGAGAACATTTGGGACCATGCAGCGGGGGTGTTGCTGCTCCAAGAAGCGGGCGGCCGTGTTAGCGATCAAACTGGGCGATCGCTAGACTTTGGGGCGGGCAGCAAGCTCTTCAATAACCAGGGCATCGCCGCCAGCAATGCCGCCTGCCACGAGGCAATTGTGGCAGCGCTACAGGCTCAGCAACCCCTGCTTGAACTGGTTTAG
- a CDS encoding MGMT family protein — protein sequence MNTYDQIYAVVRQIPVGCVATYGQVATLAGLPGKPRVVGYALYRVAPGLTDSIPWHRVVNARGAVSMSALRHGSDYLQRHLLEAEGIEFDPQGRLSLHRYRWQPDFASPQSGECPLGSISNPDNDS from the coding sequence GTGAACACCTACGACCAAATCTACGCAGTCGTTCGCCAAATTCCGGTGGGCTGCGTCGCGACCTACGGACAAGTGGCGACCCTAGCCGGGCTGCCCGGAAAACCCCGTGTAGTCGGCTATGCCCTCTATCGAGTCGCTCCCGGTCTGACCGACTCCATTCCTTGGCATCGGGTAGTCAATGCTCGGGGAGCAGTCTCCATGTCTGCGCTGCGGCATGGCAGTGACTATTTGCAGCGCCACCTGCTCGAAGCCGAAGGAATCGAATTTGACCCGCAAGGACGCCTCAGTCTCCACCGCTACCGCTGGCAGCCCGACTTTGCCTCGCCCCAGTCGGGGGAATGCCCGTTGGGTAGCATTTCAAACCCTGACAACGATTCGTGA
- a CDS encoding 16S rRNA (cytosine(967)-C(5))-methyltransferase: MPRPSRGNARWVAFQTLTTIREGAFADLALDRHLQRSGLVGADRRLVTELVYGCVRRQRTLDALIDLLAQRPAAQQPPVLRTVLQLGLYQLRYLEQIPTAAAVAETVQLAKQLGLGGLSGAVNAILRQYLRQSEERDPLPLPSDPIAALAIHQSFPDWLVQLWSDRLGLDEAEFLCHWFNQPPSNDLRINPLRTERSQVQAALEAVGIRSTPDPQLPQALRLIDPPGPIRQLPGFDEGWWMVQDSSAQLIAHLVDPQPGETVLDVCAAPGGKSTHLAELMGDRGQVIACDSSAKRLRKVQENAQRLQLSSITTRAIDGRQIKGIQADRILVDAPCSGLGILHRHADGRWRQSPDSVAELAQLQSEILDAAAACLKPAGTLVYATCTLHPAENEAVIEQFLQRHPDWQMAPLAADSPFQAWAEANGTLRIWPHRHDRDGFFGARLQRSPARD; encoded by the coding sequence TTGCCTCGCCCCAGTCGGGGGAATGCCCGTTGGGTAGCATTTCAAACCCTGACAACGATTCGTGAGGGGGCGTTTGCAGATCTGGCCCTCGATCGCCATCTGCAGCGCTCGGGCTTAGTTGGGGCCGATCGCCGCTTGGTGACGGAACTGGTCTACGGCTGTGTGCGGCGGCAGCGCACCTTGGATGCCCTGATTGACCTGCTGGCCCAACGACCTGCAGCCCAGCAACCGCCGGTGTTGCGGACAGTGTTGCAACTGGGGCTCTACCAATTGCGCTACCTCGAGCAGATTCCGACAGCGGCGGCTGTGGCGGAAACTGTGCAGCTTGCCAAGCAACTGGGTTTGGGTGGTCTGTCTGGAGCCGTCAACGCCATTTTGCGCCAGTATCTCCGCCAATCTGAGGAACGCGATCCGCTGCCGCTCCCGAGTGATCCGATCGCGGCTTTAGCGATTCATCAAAGCTTTCCCGACTGGCTAGTCCAGCTCTGGAGCGATCGCCTGGGCTTGGACGAAGCCGAATTTCTCTGCCACTGGTTCAACCAGCCGCCCAGCAACGACCTGCGAATCAATCCGCTCCGGACTGAGCGATCGCAAGTGCAAGCTGCGTTAGAAGCCGTAGGGATTCGCAGTACGCCCGACCCGCAACTGCCCCAAGCCCTGCGACTAATCGACCCGCCCGGCCCAATTCGACAGCTTCCAGGCTTTGACGAAGGCTGGTGGATGGTCCAAGACAGCAGCGCTCAACTGATTGCCCATCTAGTTGATCCGCAGCCGGGTGAAACGGTGTTGGATGTCTGTGCCGCGCCGGGGGGGAAATCAACCCACTTGGCGGAATTGATGGGCGATCGCGGTCAAGTGATTGCCTGCGATTCATCCGCCAAGCGCCTGCGCAAGGTACAAGAAAATGCCCAGCGTCTGCAGTTGAGCAGCATCACCACTCGCGCGATCGATGGCCGTCAGATCAAGGGTATTCAGGCCGATCGCATTTTGGTCGATGCCCCCTGTTCAGGTTTAGGGATACTTCATCGTCATGCCGATGGCCGTTGGCGGCAGAGTCCTGACAGTGTGGCGGAACTGGCGCAGTTACAGTCTGAAATTCTGGACGCTGCAGCGGCTTGCCTAAAACCGGCGGGAACTTTGGTCTACGCCACTTGCACGCTTCATCCTGCGGAGAATGAGGCAGTGATTGAGCAGTTTTTGCAGCGCCATCCCGACTGGCAGATGGCTCCCTTAGCGGCTGATAGTCCCTTCCAAGCTTGGGCAGAGGCCAACGGCACTCTGCGGATTTGGCCACATCGTCACGATCGCGATGGCTTTTTTGGGGCACGACTGCAGCGATCGCCCGCCCGTGACTAG
- a CDS encoding LCP family protein, whose product MARRFWKRSLQLTAVGLLAGCVWFGLQPLPLRKVNNGDRLPTASSQPLLGLTGLQRPFSLLILGVDQVPDPEASPEAMFRGRSDTMLFVYLDPQRGRSLVVSLPRDTRTELPGYGIDKTNAANVYGGPVLAAETIQSLLGKVTIDRYIRVEQRAIARFIDGIGGLTVTVPERMQYRDVTQNLTIDLKPGQQHLWGDRAVQFLRFRQDGLGDVGRIKRQQALMKALQQQILNPLGILRVPLGVALSQPYIDSNLSGAEVLAITAFLASGKPVEVSTLPGQPSGSSYAISYWLPDYNAIDAWVAQEVTPPTVSSNGWDWLRNEVGRFLPVSAPAGAEAN is encoded by the coding sequence ATGGCGCGTCGCTTTTGGAAACGCAGCCTGCAGCTCACTGCGGTGGGACTTCTGGCCGGTTGTGTTTGGTTTGGACTCCAGCCATTGCCCCTGCGCAAAGTCAACAACGGCGATCGCCTACCAACCGCTTCGAGTCAACCGCTCCTCGGTCTAACGGGTTTACAGCGACCCTTCAGTCTCTTGATCTTGGGGGTAGATCAAGTGCCTGACCCCGAAGCTTCGCCCGAGGCGATGTTTCGGGGCCGCAGCGACACGATGTTGTTTGTCTATCTCGACCCACAACGCGGGCGATCGCTGGTGGTATCGCTGCCGCGGGATACGCGCACGGAATTGCCGGGCTATGGCATCGACAAGACCAATGCAGCTAATGTCTACGGCGGTCCCGTCTTGGCGGCTGAGACCATACAAAGTTTGCTGGGCAAAGTCACCATCGATCGCTACATCCGCGTTGAGCAACGGGCGATCGCGCGGTTTATTGATGGCATCGGCGGCCTGACCGTCACAGTGCCAGAGCGAATGCAGTACCGAGATGTCACCCAAAACCTGACCATTGATCTCAAGCCGGGGCAGCAACATCTCTGGGGCGATCGGGCAGTCCAATTCCTGCGCTTCCGGCAGGATGGCTTGGGCGATGTTGGCCGGATTAAACGGCAGCAGGCTCTAATGAAGGCGCTGCAACAACAGATTCTGAATCCTCTGGGCATCCTACGGGTGCCGCTTGGGGTGGCCTTGAGTCAGCCCTATATCGACAGCAACTTGAGCGGTGCGGAAGTGTTGGCAATCACCGCTTTTCTAGCTAGCGGTAAGCCTGTTGAGGTTTCGACCCTGCCGGGACAACCCAGCGGTAGCAGCTATGCGATTAGCTATTGGTTGCCGGACTACAACGCGATTGATGCTTGGGTTGCCCAAGAGGTGACGCCACCCACAGTCTCGAGCAATGGCTGGGACTGGCTCAGAAATGAGGTTGGTCGTTTCCTGCCCGTATCCGCACCGGCTGGAGCAGAAGCAAACTAA
- a CDS encoding ABC transporter ATP-binding protein translates to MAGVVFEEIEKRFPEQARSPQKGEVVVLNGINLEIADGEFMVVVGPSGCGKSTLLRLLAGLETPSRGLIKVGDRRVDRLPAKARDIAMVFQSYALYPHLSVYDNLAFGLRRQGDRPWWQQQLALATRSLPKSLQYEPEQEARIKRRVREVATMLQLDTLLDRQPKQLSGGQKQRVALGRAIARNPQVFLMDEPLSNLDAKLRAETRAQIVSLQRQLGVTTLYVTHDQTEAMTMGDRIAVLNRGHLQQVASPLEIYDRPANRFVAQFIGSPPMNLIPVTVRAPLQLTTENFRCTLPEAWEPVLRLYDGQTVELGIRPEHLEVGAAASKNLLITVTGVEALGSDTFIAGELKESGIAVQARLAPQQCWQMGDRLWLTFKPDQIHLFDLETGKAIRPS, encoded by the coding sequence GTGGCTGGCGTTGTTTTTGAAGAGATCGAGAAGCGTTTTCCAGAACAGGCCCGATCGCCCCAGAAAGGCGAAGTTGTCGTCCTGAATGGCATCAATCTCGAAATTGCCGACGGCGAATTTATGGTCGTGGTCGGTCCTTCGGGCTGTGGCAAAAGTACGCTGTTACGGCTGCTGGCAGGTCTGGAGACGCCCAGCCGAGGCTTGATCAAAGTGGGCGATCGCCGAGTCGATCGACTGCCTGCCAAGGCTCGCGATATTGCCATGGTCTTTCAGAGCTACGCGCTCTATCCCCACCTCAGCGTCTACGACAATCTGGCCTTTGGACTGCGACGGCAGGGCGATCGCCCTTGGTGGCAACAGCAACTGGCTCTGGCGACGCGATCGCTGCCGAAATCCTTGCAGTATGAACCGGAGCAGGAAGCGCGGATCAAGCGGCGGGTACGGGAAGTGGCCACAATGCTGCAGCTCGATACGTTGCTCGATCGCCAGCCCAAACAACTCTCGGGCGGCCAAAAACAACGGGTCGCTTTGGGACGGGCGATCGCTCGTAATCCCCAAGTCTTTTTGATGGACGAGCCGCTTTCGAATTTGGATGCGAAATTACGGGCCGAAACCCGCGCTCAGATCGTTTCGCTCCAGCGGCAACTGGGTGTGACGACGCTCTACGTCACCCACGATCAGACCGAAGCAATGACCATGGGCGATCGCATTGCGGTGTTGAATCGTGGTCATCTGCAACAGGTTGCTTCGCCGCTGGAAATCTACGATCGCCCCGCCAATCGATTTGTGGCGCAATTCATTGGATCGCCGCCGATGAACCTAATTCCCGTCACCGTGCGGGCACCCCTGCAACTGACGACTGAAAACTTTCGCTGCACACTGCCGGAAGCTTGGGAGCCGGTGTTGCGCCTTTACGACGGCCAAACGGTGGAGCTCGGCATTCGCCCAGAGCATTTGGAAGTGGGGGCTGCCGCCTCGAAGAACTTGCTGATCACTGTAACGGGCGTCGAAGCCCTCGGCAGCGATACCTTTATCGCTGGTGAACTCAAAGAGAGTGGCATCGCGGTTCAGGCCCGCTTGGCACCGCAACAATGCTGGCAGATGGGCGATCGCCTCTGGCTAACCTTCAAGCCCGATCAGATTCATCTGTTTGATTTAGAAACTGGAAAAGCGATTCGCCCCAGCTAG
- the obgE gene encoding GTPase ObgE: MQFIDHATICVKAGDGGDGIVAFRREKYVPAGGPSGGNGGRGGSVILVATEQLQTLLDFRYLRLFKAQDGERGGPKGMTGASADDLIIQVPCGTAVYDAETDECLGDLTSAGQTLQVAQGGKGGLGNQHFLSNSNRAPEHALPGLPGEERQLRLELKLLAEVGLIGLPNAGKSMLISVLSAAKPKIADYPFTTLVPNLGVVRRETGDGTVFADIPGLIEGAHRGAGLGHDFLRHIERTRLLIHLVDLTAEDPIADWRTIQAELKAYGRGLSDRPQILALNKIDAVLDEDLSFWQAEFQALTPVPLLCISSADRRGLDALLRLVWQWLDELDAAAELSETRVLN, from the coding sequence ATGCAGTTCATTGATCACGCCACAATCTGCGTCAAAGCAGGCGATGGAGGCGATGGCATTGTGGCATTCCGCCGAGAAAAATATGTGCCGGCTGGCGGGCCTTCCGGCGGTAATGGTGGCCGTGGCGGCTCTGTCATTTTAGTGGCGACAGAACAACTGCAAACCCTGCTTGATTTTCGCTATCTCCGCCTCTTCAAAGCGCAGGATGGGGAGCGGGGCGGCCCAAAAGGCATGACTGGTGCCAGTGCTGACGACTTAATCATTCAAGTGCCCTGTGGCACAGCGGTGTATGACGCCGAAACAGATGAGTGCCTCGGTGATCTCACCAGTGCTGGCCAAACTCTCCAAGTGGCGCAAGGTGGCAAGGGCGGGTTGGGCAACCAGCATTTTTTGAGCAACAGCAATCGCGCTCCTGAACACGCTCTGCCCGGATTGCCGGGGGAAGAACGGCAGCTGCGGCTGGAGCTGAAGTTGCTGGCGGAAGTGGGATTGATTGGCTTGCCCAACGCGGGTAAATCGATGCTGATTTCCGTTCTCTCTGCAGCTAAACCCAAGATTGCCGATTACCCGTTTACAACGCTGGTACCCAACTTGGGTGTGGTGCGGCGGGAAACCGGCGATGGCACCGTCTTTGCCGATATTCCGGGCTTGATCGAAGGAGCCCATCGGGGTGCCGGATTGGGGCATGATTTCCTGCGCCACATTGAGCGGACGCGCCTGCTGATTCATCTCGTGGATCTGACCGCTGAAGATCCGATCGCTGACTGGCGAACGATTCAGGCGGAACTGAAAGCCTACGGGCGCGGCTTGAGCGATCGCCCCCAGATTCTCGCTCTCAATAAAATCGACGCGGTACTTGATGAGGATCTCAGCTTCTGGCAAGCCGAATTTCAAGCACTGACACCGGTGCCGCTGCTCTGCATTTCCAGTGCCGATCGCCGGGGCCTCGATGCCTTGTTGCGCCTGGTCTGGCAGTGGCTGGATGAACTGGATGCGGCGGCAGAGCTCAGTGAAACGCGGGTTTTGAACTGA
- the purN gene encoding phosphoribosylglycinamide formyltransferase, protein MSSLTVPDRFPTESSTAIALGVLASGNGSNFEALAQAITADQLQAEIRLLIYNNPDAYVRQRAERLGIPALLLDHRQFASREDLDQAIITAFRNRGVEWIAMAGWMRLVTETLIQAFPERIINIHPSLLPSFKGIRAVEQAIAAKVRISGCTAHLVTLDVDSGPILVQAAVPVLPDDTVDSLQQRIQVEEHKILPLAIALAAARSPLPV, encoded by the coding sequence ATGTCGAGTCTCACCGTGCCCGATCGCTTCCCTACTGAGTCCTCAACCGCGATCGCCTTAGGGGTTCTGGCCTCTGGCAATGGCAGCAATTTTGAAGCCCTGGCGCAGGCGATCACGGCAGATCAGCTGCAGGCGGAGATTCGGCTGTTGATCTACAACAATCCTGATGCTTATGTGCGCCAGCGAGCTGAGCGGTTGGGGATTCCCGCCTTGCTCCTAGATCATCGCCAGTTTGCCAGTCGCGAGGATTTGGATCAGGCGATCATTACGGCGTTTCGCAATCGCGGCGTCGAGTGGATAGCGATGGCAGGTTGGATGCGACTGGTCACGGAAACGCTGATTCAGGCCTTTCCCGAGCGAATTATCAACATCCACCCCAGCTTGCTGCCTAGCTTTAAGGGAATCCGAGCTGTGGAGCAGGCGATCGCGGCCAAGGTGCGGATCAGTGGCTGTACTGCCCACTTAGTCACGCTCGATGTGGACAGCGGCCCGATTTTGGTGCAAGCGGCTGTGCCTGTATTGCCGGACGATACGGTCGATAGTCTCCAGCAGCGGATCCAAGTGGAAGAGCATAAGATTTTGCCGCTGGCGATCGCCCTTGCTGCTGCGCGATCGCCCCTGCCGGTTTAG
- the cobO gene encoding cob(I)yrinic acid a,c-diamide adenosyltransferase encodes MTDLDQTAIALNEVAGLSDEQHRAKMLRRKQVQEQRLASRDREKGLVIVHTGDGKGKTTAALGMVLRSLGHGHRVAIVQFIKGAWEPAEKAAFAVWGDRLEFHAMGDGFTWETQDRQRDIQSAQTAWQTALSYIRNPDFRLVLLDEVNVALKLGYLSPEQILAGLTEKPDDNHVILTGRGAPAALVEVADLVTEMKLVKHPFREQGVKAQAGIEF; translated from the coding sequence ATGACAGATTTAGATCAAACTGCGATCGCCCTCAATGAAGTTGCTGGTCTCAGTGACGAACAGCATCGTGCCAAAATGTTGCGCCGAAAACAGGTGCAGGAACAGCGTTTAGCGAGTCGCGATCGCGAAAAAGGGCTGGTGATTGTCCACACCGGCGACGGTAAGGGCAAGACCACAGCCGCCTTGGGCATGGTGCTGCGCAGTCTCGGTCATGGCCATCGTGTCGCGATCGTGCAGTTCATTAAAGGTGCTTGGGAACCCGCAGAAAAAGCCGCCTTTGCGGTCTGGGGCGATCGCCTCGAGTTTCACGCTATGGGTGACGGTTTCACGTGGGAAACCCAAGATCGGCAACGTGACATTCAAAGCGCTCAAACGGCTTGGCAGACGGCTCTCAGCTACATCCGCAATCCCGATTTTCGTCTGGTACTGCTCGATGAAGTCAATGTCGCCCTCAAACTCGGCTACCTCTCGCCCGAGCAAATTCTGGCTGGATTGACTGAAAAGCCTGACGACAATCACGTGATTCTGACTGGGCGCGGAGCACCGGCTGCCCTCGTCGAGGTGGCAGATTTAGTCACCGAAATGAAGCTAGTCAAGCACCCGTTCCGAGAGCAGGGTGTGAAAGCGCAAGCCGGTATCGAGTTTTAG
- a CDS encoding CobW family GTP-binding protein, with the protein MTVASSAVASALDAPKLGLPVTIITGFLGSGKTTLLNHILTNQQGVKTAVLVNEFGEIGIDNELIVSTSEDMVELSNGCICCTINSDLMDAVYRVLERPEKIDYLVVETTGLADPLPVALTFLGSELRDLTRLDSIVTVVDAENYSLDLFNSQAAYNQLLYGDIILLNKCDLVSESRLQELEAKIREIKADARLLRTTQAQVPLPLILSVALFESDRYFDSRDHSDCDHDHGHCTHEAHDHHEHNHHDHSACDHDHGHCEHDHDHHHEHAANHLEIDGFTSLSFQSDRPFAIRKLQHFLDNQLPTSVFRAKGILWFDESAKRHIFHLSGKRFSIDDSEWTGPKRNQLVLIGQGLDHAELQQQLEACLTLPSTTRGKGFGR; encoded by the coding sequence ATGACTGTTGCCAGCTCTGCCGTCGCTAGCGCCCTCGATGCTCCCAAGCTCGGCCTGCCGGTCACAATCATCACCGGTTTCTTGGGCAGTGGCAAAACTACGCTGCTCAACCATATTTTGACCAATCAACAAGGGGTTAAAACAGCCGTTCTTGTCAATGAATTTGGCGAAATTGGCATTGATAATGAGCTGATTGTGTCCACCAGCGAAGACATGGTGGAACTGAGCAACGGTTGCATCTGCTGCACCATCAATAGCGACTTGATGGATGCGGTCTATCGGGTCTTGGAACGCCCTGAAAAAATCGACTATCTCGTTGTCGAAACAACGGGTTTAGCCGATCCCCTGCCCGTGGCGCTCACCTTCTTGGGTTCAGAGCTGAGAGATTTGACCCGCCTCGATTCCATCGTCACGGTTGTTGATGCTGAGAACTATAGTCTTGACCTCTTCAATAGCCAAGCAGCTTATAATCAGCTGCTCTACGGCGACATCATCCTCTTGAATAAGTGTGACCTCGTGTCTGAATCGCGCTTGCAAGAGCTAGAAGCAAAAATCCGTGAGATCAAAGCTGATGCACGGCTGTTGCGGACAACGCAGGCGCAAGTGCCCTTGCCGTTGATTCTGAGCGTGGCGCTGTTTGAATCCGATCGCTACTTCGATAGTCGTGACCACAGCGATTGTGACCATGATCATGGGCATTGCACTCACGAAGCTCACGATCACCATGAGCATAATCATCACGATCATTCAGCCTGTGATCATGACCACGGCCATTGCGAGCATGATCATGACCACCACCATGAGCATGCTGCCAATCACCTAGAAATTGATGGCTTTACCTCGCTCTCCTTCCAGAGCGATCGCCCCTTCGCGATTCGGAAATTGCAGCATTTTCTCGACAATCAATTACCGACCAGCGTTTTTCGAGCCAAAGGAATTCTTTGGTTTGATGAGAGTGCCAAACGTCATATTTTCCATCTGAGTGGCAAGCGCTTCAGCATTGATGACAGTGAGTGGACTGGGCCAAAGCGCAATCAATTAGTGTTGATTGGCCAAGGTCTTGATCATGCCGAATTGCAACAGCAACTTGAAGCATGTCTGACGCTACCGAGTACGACTCGGGGCAAGGGCTTTGGTCGCTAA
- a CDS encoding YgfZ/GcvT domain-containing protein has translation MTESVLLFEPSLWSVIQVSDRDRLTFLHNQSTQSFWQRQPGEACETVLVTATARILDLAIAVIDVEAVWLLVSPSRQADLLQRLDRYIFFSDQVTVADADSTLAVLTLIGDSTRSLLQTVVADALPELTENQHAALAIAGQSVQWVNYSGLGLPGSLLLVPVSGLDAVQAALQAAGAQLATVEQWERLRIQQGRPAVDRELTEEYNPLEAGLWQTLSFDKGCYIGQETIARLNTYKGVKQRLYGLALTTLPSQLPAPLLLEGEKVGVLTSAIATATGAIGLGYLRTKAGGAGLTVDCEGQPAMVVDRPYLRHTYFEPESASAAR, from the coding sequence GTGACGGAATCCGTGCTGCTCTTTGAGCCATCGCTCTGGAGTGTGATTCAGGTCAGCGATCGCGATCGCCTCACCTTTCTGCACAACCAAAGCACCCAATCTTTTTGGCAGCGACAACCGGGGGAAGCCTGCGAGACCGTACTGGTGACGGCGACCGCTCGCATTTTGGATCTGGCGATCGCTGTGATTGATGTGGAAGCAGTGTGGCTGCTCGTTTCGCCCAGTCGCCAAGCGGATCTGCTGCAGCGCCTCGATCGCTATATCTTCTTCTCCGATCAAGTCACGGTTGCAGATGCCGATTCGACGCTAGCGGTGCTGACCCTCATCGGGGATAGCACGCGATCGCTGTTGCAAACAGTAGTGGCAGACGCTTTGCCTGAATTGACGGAGAACCAACACGCCGCGCTGGCAATCGCCGGTCAGTCAGTGCAGTGGGTCAACTACTCCGGACTGGGGTTGCCCGGCAGTTTGTTGCTGGTGCCTGTCAGTGGCCTAGATGCTGTCCAAGCCGCGCTCCAGGCTGCTGGTGCTCAGCTCGCCACGGTTGAACAGTGGGAACGGCTACGGATTCAACAAGGACGGCCCGCTGTCGATCGCGAGCTAACAGAGGAGTACAACCCGCTGGAAGCCGGCCTTTGGCAGACCCTCAGCTTCGACAAAGGCTGCTATATCGGCCAAGAAACGATCGCGAGGCTCAATACCTACAAAGGCGTCAAGCAACGGCTCTACGGTTTAGCGCTAACAACCCTTCCTAGCCAGTTACCGGCTCCGTTGTTGCTAGAGGGCGAAAAAGTGGGTGTCCTCACCAGTGCGATCGCTACAGCAACCGGCGCGATCGGCCTCGGCTATCTGCGTACCAAAGCCGGTGGTGCAGGTTTGACCGTCGACTGCGAAGGTCAACCGGCAATGGTGGTTGATCGGCCTTACTTGCGCCACACCTACTTTGAACCGGAATCAGCTAGCGCTGCTCGCTAG